Proteins encoded within one genomic window of Macrobrachium nipponense isolate FS-2020 chromosome 9, ASM1510439v2, whole genome shotgun sequence:
- the LOC135218028 gene encoding uncharacterized protein LOC135218028 — MFKKKRFEAVKEAVSKTPVLRYYSLISEVTIQCDASQYGVGAALLQNGQPVAFASRSLSEAEQRYAQIEKECLAIVFACERFHHYVYGRDKVTVHSDHQPLELIFKKPLAAAPARLQRMLLHLQYYALEVKYVKGKHMYIADTLSRAFLPNCSENSVFVNYLETVKNEATTLIGDTLMITDDRLQEIKAHSGSDSNLQAVAKMIREGWPDARNKAPECARAFYNYRDELHTEDGEVVCPRLPGSKIWIPALCMGEVAPRSYKVKVEIESIEEIDGSYWLQERDVRMTWRTEVDTDEQLDDNDLEQILQEQSLIRSCSPQQKEKE, encoded by the exons ATGTTCAAGAAAAAGCGTTTCGAAGCTGTTAAAGAGGCAGTCAGTAAAACACCTGTTCTACGTTATTATAGTTTAATTTCAGAGGTTACTATTCAGTGTGATGCATCCCAGTATGGAGTTGGAGCAGCCCTTTTGCAGAATGGCCAGCCCGTGGCTTTTGCATCCAGAAGTTTGTCAGAGGCAGAGCAGCGTTATGCACAAATTGAAAAGGAATGTCTAGCTATTGTTTTTGCATGTGAGAGGTTTCACCATTATGTATATGGACGGGACAAGGTCACGGTGCATTCTGACCACCAACCACTGGAGTTAATTTTCAAGAAACCGTTAGCAGCAGCCCCAGCTAGGCTTCAGAGGATGTTGCTACATCTGCAGTATTATGCTTTGGAGGTTAAGTATGTCAAAGGAAAACACATGTACATTGCTGACACATTAAGCCGTGCGTTCTTGCCTAATTGCTCTGAAAATTCTGTATTTGTAAATTACCTTGAAACTGTGAAAAATGAGGCTACAACACTGATCGGAGATACCTTGATGATCACAGATGACAGATTGCAAGAGATAAAAGCTCACAGTGGAAGTGACAGTAATCTTCAAGCAGTTGCAAAAATGATCAGAGAAGGATGGCCAGATGCTAGAAATAAAGCTCCTGAGTGTGCTAGAGCTTTTTATAATTATAGAGATGAACTGCATACTGAAGATG GAGAGGTGGTATGCCCCAGACTGCCAGGTAGTAAGATATGGATTCCTGCGCTTTGCATGGGAGAAGTTGCTCCTAGATCTTACAAAGTCAAGGTGGAAATAGAGAGTATAGAAGAAATCGACGGCAGTTATTGGCTACAGGAGAGAGATGTTCGGATGACTTGGAGAACAGAGGTTGATACTGACGAGCAATTGGACGATAATGATCTGGAACAGATCTTACAAGAGCAGAGTTTGATACGGAGCTGCAGTCCACAACAGAAAGAAAAAGAGTAA